Genomic segment of Oryzias melastigma strain HK-1 linkage group LG21, ASM292280v2, whole genome shotgun sequence:
ACAGAGCAATCGATATAGTGTGAGTTGCTCACGGCACCTTTCAAGCTCAAACAAACTTCTTGATCTAGCTTTCAATAAATCCACTGACCCGGACAAAACTTCCGTGCTGCAATTTCATAAAAGGACAATATCACCAGATGTTAAAGTAAATCCACGTGCTTTCTTCAAAGTCCGGACAGAATACGCATCCCTGAGTCTTGACCTCACCCAGCGTCCGGATCCGATTGAGTGGGTCGAGGTGCTGCCTGTCCTTCAAAAAGTGTCTTTGTTAAAGGGAAAGATGAAACCGTCCGGCGTGTCCCAGTTTCTGGTGGAACTCAGCAGGTTGGACGTCGACAAGATGCCACTGCTGCGAAGTGACCAGCGCTTTCTGATGCTGCTCCGACATTCTGTGGAGCACCTTCGGCTCTTTTCCCTCCCCGAGCTGCTGGAGGTGCTGCGGTCGTTTGTGTGGCTGGAGATGCCCTCCTCTCATCCCATTTTTGAGACCTACGAGGAGGAGCTGAGCCGGCGGGCCAAGCAGATGACTTTGCAGGAGTTGTTGTTTGCAGCTGACTTGTGGCGCTGCATCGGGAGGCAGGTGCCGCAGTTCTTGGAGCACCTGTATGCTTCAGTCCACCTCCATCTGGGTCAGATCCGAGTCCCTGAACTGGTGCAGCTTTTTTATATAGTAGGTGAAGGGAGATCCTGCCCAAAAGAGTTAGTTCGGCCATTAGAGCATCTTCTTATGCATCATTTGAATCTGTTGCATCCCGAGGAGGTCGGCACGGTCTGCTTAGGCCTTTTCAAATCCCAAACTTCAGTTTCTGAAAGCACGGTGACTCGTATTGTTGACAGGGCTCTGTCTTTGGTGAGTGAGATGAGCGACTTCGGGATCGTGAACGTGCTGAAGTACATGCGCTTCAGCTATCTTTTTCATAAGGCATGGCTGGATGCCATGGCGCAGGAAATTCCCCGTCGGAGTCACAGGATGGGCGTTCAAGGACTGATGCACGTGACATTAACCTGCTCGGCTCTTCATTACCGCAATGATGGAATCCTGTCTGCTGTGGCTGAGAGGATTCCTTCCCTGGCGCCGCACTGCAGGAGCAAAGACTCCTGCAAATTACTTTGGGCTTTTGGCTCTTTGGGGTTTCTCCCAACTCAGAGTCCAAGTTTCTACCCGAGTTTAACAGAAGCCCTGAGGCAGAGGAAAGCCGAGTTTCAGCGGTACCCAGAGCATCTGCTCACAGGTCTACTAGGCTTAGTGTTCATCTCTCAATTCCCAGAGGAGCTGGTTGCATTAGCTTTAAGCCCCGAATTTGTCAACTTAGCATTGAAACGCTCCCAGCTGGAGCTGAAAAAGGACCTGCTGACTTTAGACGGAgccgtggctctggagctgcccCAGTGGACCGGCCCCCGATTGAGCTGTGAACTCAGGGAAGAGGTGGCAGAAATGTTGTGGGAGTTTGCACAGTCAGACGTGTGCCAGAAACCTGAAGTAGTTGAGGCAGAATCTGCCCTGCAGGATCTGCTGGGGGGAGAGCAGTTTGTGTGTAAGCGGATGATCCTTCCTCACACTCGCTCCATCGACCTGGAAGTACACCTGGACTCCACTGGACAGCCTCTACCTGTCCACCCACCATGCTCGACACATAAATCCGCTCCCCCCTCTCATCAAGGGTGGGAGAAGCTAAACACAGGAATAACCATCACTGACGATCTCATCGCACAgttgtgtaatttaaaaaacccGGCACGTTCTTCTGCAATCAAGGCTCCATCTCTGCAGAGATTTCTGCCTGATGAAGGTGAAAAAGTGTTCGAGTCCGTGCTGGACTTGACAAGCGGTATCATAGAGAAACCTGTCAAGCCCATCTCAGCTCTCCAGGACTTGAAACGCTCTGTTAAGGTAGCTATCCAGGTTCCGACCCGGAATCACTACTTCACACAGTCGCAGCAGCTGCTCGGCCTTCACGCCATGAAGAGGAGACACCTGAAGATGGCA
This window contains:
- the LOC112155445 gene encoding FAST kinase domain-containing protein 5, mitochondrial, with product MMAARVLCRHGCRVSSIRGFRKKYSQAQHVNVKLKEETDHQEEEKTSREINFQAQYRLYYNPASYYDSSRNSANSHSQTENHKEEQSLSDVLPPFRQQSNRYSVSCSRHLSSSNKLLDLAFNKSTDPDKTSVLQFHKRTISPDVKVNPRAFFKVRTEYASLSLDLTQRPDPIEWVEVLPVLQKVSLLKGKMKPSGVSQFLVELSRLDVDKMPLLRSDQRFLMLLRHSVEHLRLFSLPELLEVLRSFVWLEMPSSHPIFETYEEELSRRAKQMTLQELLFAADLWRCIGRQVPQFLEHLYASVHLHLGQIRVPELVQLFYIVGEGRSCPKELVRPLEHLLMHHLNLLHPEEVGTVCLGLFKSQTSVSESTVTRIVDRALSLVSEMSDFGIVNVLKYMRFSYLFHKAWLDAMAQEIPRRSHRMGVQGLMHVTLTCSALHYRNDGILSAVAERIPSLAPHCRSKDSCKLLWAFGSLGFLPTQSPSFYPSLTEALRQRKAEFQRYPEHLLTGLLGLVFISQFPEELVALALSPEFVNLALKRSQLELKKDLLTLDGAVALELPQWTGPRLSCELREEVAEMLWEFAQSDVCQKPEVVEAESALQDLLGGEQFVCKRMILPHTRSIDLEVHLDSTGQPLPVHPPCSTHKSAPPSHQGWEKLNTGITITDDLIAQLCNLKNPARSSAIKAPSLQRFLPDEGEKVFESVLDLTSGIIEKPVKPISALQDLKRSVKVAIQVPTRNHYFTQSQQLLGLHAMKRRHLKMAGFKVVELGFHEWSQMLRKSRTEKLAYLHCKIYDCL